In a genomic window of Phragmites australis chromosome 14, lpPhrAust1.1, whole genome shotgun sequence:
- the LOC133890859 gene encoding probable polygalacturonase, producing MSRSASIFQVLLVFTTILAQTQWASVSGMYCKNLTAAVDRPHSASITDFGAVGDGVTLNTKAFQNAVFYLRSFADKGGAQLFVPAGRWLTGSFSLISHLTLSLDKDAAILGSQDSSDWPVIDPLPSYGRGRELPGKRHQSLIFGSNLTDVIITGANGTIDGQGAIWWDWFHNHTLNYTRPPLVELMHSTRVVISNLTFTNSPFWNIHPVYCSQVLVQHLTILAPISSPNTDGIDPDSSTNVCIEDCYIRNGDDIVVIKSGWDEYGISFAHPSSNISIRNITGQTRSSAGIAFGSEMSGGISNVRAEDIRIVNSVHGIRIKTAPGRGGYVKNVYVADVSMDNVSIAIRITGSYGEHPDDNYDRNALPIISNITIKDVVGVNIGVAGMLQGIPGDNFSNICISNTSLSVKSIADPWNCSLVEGYSSSVSPEICDQLRNSPEPGQACYDGNYYPAAAVQPQAPQKSSASSLVNPFRKLV from the exons ATGAGTAGATCCGCAAGT ATATTTCAAGTCCTTTTGGTTTTTACAACCATTCTTGCTCAGACTCAATGGGCTAGTGTATCTGGGATGTACTGCAAGAACTTGACAGCGGCGGTAGATAGGCCCCACAGTGCCTCAATAACCGATTTTGGTGCTGTTGGAGATGGTGTAACTCTTAACACAAAAGCATTTCAGAATGCAGTCTTCTACCTCAGGTCATTTGCTGACAAGGGCGGGGCACAGCTCTTTGTGCCTGCTGGAAGGTGGTTGACTGGAAGTTTTAGTCTAATCAGCCATCTCACATTGTCACTGGACAAGGATGCAGCAATTCTTGGATCACAA GACTCATCTGATTGGCCAGTTATTGATCCTCTTCCATCCTATGGGCGTGGCAGAGAACTCCCTGGtaaaagacatcaaagtctaaTATTTGGATCCAACCTTACTGATGTGATAATAACTG GTGCTAACGGCACCATTGATGGCCAAGGTGCAATTTGGTGGGACTGGTTTCACAACCACACATTGAATTATACTAGACCACCTCTTGTTGAACTGATGCACTCCACCAGAGTTGTTATTTCCAATCTAACCTTTACAAATTCACCATTTTGGAACATCCATCCTGTGTACTGCAG CCAAGTTCTTGTCCAGCATCTCACGATCCTAGCACCTATCAGTTCACCAAACACTGACGGCATTGATCCAG ACTCATCTACAAACGTGTGCATTGAAGATTGTTACATAAGAAATGGTGATGACATTGTCGTCATCAAGAGTGGGTGGGATGAATATGGCATTTCTTTTGCTCATCCTAGCTCCAACATTAGCATCCGCAACATCACAGGACAGACAAGGAGCAGCGCTGGGATCGCCTTTGGAAGCGAGATGTCAGGTGGCATATCAAATGTTCGAGCAGAGGACATCCGCATAGTCAACTCAGTGCATGGGATCAGAATCAAGACCGCCCCAGGGCGCGGAGGATACGTGAAAAATGTGTATGTAGCTGATGTGAGCATGGACAACGTTTCCATAGCCATCAGGATCACTGGAAGCTATGGTGAACATCCTGACGATAACTACGACAGGAATGCACTCCCCATCATAAGCAACATAACTATCAAGGACGTCGTGGGTGTCAACATTGGTGTTGCGGGAATGTTGCAGGGCATCCCAGGGGACAACTTCAGCAATATTTGCATATCAAATACTTCCCTCAGTGTCAAATCTATTGCTGACCCATGGAATTGTTCACTTGTCGAAGGGTATTCGAGCTCTGTGTCCCCAGAGATATGCGACCAACTTAGAAACAGCCCTGAGCCCGGACAAGCATGCTACGACGGTAATTACTATCCAGCTGCGGCAGTACAACCGCAGGCGCCACAAAAGTCAAGTGCTAGCAGTCTGGTAAATCCTTTCCGTAAGTTGGTTTAA